A genomic region of Lytechinus pictus isolate F3 Inbred chromosome 2, Lp3.0, whole genome shotgun sequence contains the following coding sequences:
- the LOC135153279 gene encoding E3 ubiquitin-protein ligase TRIM45-like has protein sequence MMCVTFKQIILSSPLSKITKGDQMLKAERIKGSGGTTIQTCTVCDGDDEDIATYYCQNCSEYLCEDCLQHHNRYKRNAYHETVKVIDLEMGIVKKKFKCPKHHEELQQYVCTTCLVRICGRCQEVKHKEDGHEVILMTKYEERQQNTIECLLMKTDQTSADIENRLSSVNEKLGTVENIVAQLRQEIGNAYDIADKNLQRKRNVLLEECDRHYDTFRLQFEDISKCYRNFLQTLPALKATLENDMKDGVRNIHNPDYLLKEHTARVNELERSLKAEAISPLLAQTSNVVLRAESIVFRPADRTIDLGTVLSVQAMDHQLNTELEDSISGATCMASAIEDDPEKKDVEDLHSTRSGRSVRSFFTNLRRQARIRISTRDRPRLPNSQFYL, from the coding sequence ATGATGTGCGTAACtttcaaacaaattatattatCAAGTCCCTTGTCGAAGATTACAAAGGGAGATCAGATGCTAAAGGCCGAACGTATCAAAGGGAGTGGAGGAACCACCATTCAAACTTGCACGgtttgtgatggtgatgatgaagacatTGCAACCTATTACTGCCAGAACTGTTCGGAGTACCTTTGCGAAGACTGTCTCCAACACCACAATAGATACAAGCGGAATGCATACCATGAGACTGTGAAAGTAATAGATCTTGAGATGGGAATTGTCAAAAAGAAATTCAAATGCCCTAAACATCACGAGGAGCTGCAGCAGTATGTGTGTACTACATGTCTGGTTCGGATCTGTGGCAGATGTCAAGAGGTCAAACACAAGGAAGATGGACATGAAGTCATCCTTATGACAAAGTATGAAGAAAGACAACAAAATACAATAGAATGCCTTTTAATGAAAACAGACCAAACCTCCGCGGATATTGAAAATCGTTTATCTTCTGTGAATGAGAAGCTTGGAACCGTTGAAAATATTGTGGCTCAACTACGACAAGAAATTGGAAACGCTTACGACATTGCAGACAAAAATTTGCAAAGgaagagaaatgttttattagaAGAATGCGATAGGCATTACGACACATTCCGTTTGCAGTTTGAAGATATAAGTAAGTGCTATCGTAACTTCCTACAAACTTTACCTGCTCTGAAGGCCACGCTCGAAAACGACATGAAAGATGGGGTAAGGAATATACACAACCCAGACTATTTACTCAAAGAGCATACAGCACGAGTCAATGAGCTTGAAAGAAGTCTCAAAGCTGAAGCCATCTCCCCGCTTCTTGCTCAGACATCAAACGTAGTACTCCGAGCAGAATCGATTGTTTTTCGTCCGGCTGATCGTACCATTGATCTTGGTACTGTTCTGTCTGTTCAGGCCATGGATCATCAGCTTAATACGGAATTGGAGGATTCTATTTCTGGAGCGACCTGCATGGCTTCAGCAATTGAGGATGATCCCGAAAAGAAAGACGTGGAAGATCTTCATTCAACCCGTTCAGGACGGTCTGTGCGATCTTTCTTTACAAATCTGAGGCGTCAGGCTCGAATACGGATCAGTACTCGAGATCGACCTCGACTCCCGAATTCTCAGTTTTATTTGTAG